Proteins encoded within one genomic window of Bacteroides sedimenti:
- the sufB gene encoding Fe-S cluster assembly protein SufB produces the protein MQQEEPNKYLKEITEEKYKYGFTTDVDTEIIPVGLNEDVIRLISEKKEEPEWLLEFRLKAFRHWQTMEMPTWAHLTIPEIDYQSISYYADPRKKKAGPKSLDEVDPELIKTFNKLGIPLEERLALSGMAVDAVMDSVSVKTTFKETLMEKGIIFCSFSEAVQEHPDLVKKYLGSVVGYRDNFFASLNSAVFSDGSFVYIPKGVRCPMELSTYFRINAANTGQFERTLIVADDDSYVSYLEGCTAPMRDENQLHAAIVEIIVHDRAEVKYSTVQNWYPGDSEGKGGVYNFVTKRGICKGDDSKLSWTQVETGSAITWKYPSCILAGDNSVAEFYSVAVTNNYQQADTGTKMIHLGKNTRSTIMSKGISAGKSQNSYRGLVKVVEKADGARNYSQCDSLLLGDKCGAHTFPYMDIHNETAIVEHEATTSKISEDQLFYCNQRGISTEDAIGLIVNGYAKEVINKLPMEFAVEAQKLLQVSLEGSVG, from the coding sequence ATGCAACAAGAAGAACCCAATAAATATTTGAAAGAGATTACGGAAGAGAAGTATAAATATGGCTTCACTACCGATGTGGATACTGAGATCATTCCCGTTGGGCTTAATGAGGATGTGATCCGTCTTATCTCTGAAAAAAAAGAAGAGCCTGAATGGCTGCTGGAGTTTCGTCTGAAAGCTTTCCGGCATTGGCAAACTATGGAAATGCCTACCTGGGCTCATCTCACAATTCCTGAGATAGATTATCAAAGTATCAGCTACTACGCCGATCCGAGAAAGAAAAAAGCTGGACCTAAATCTCTTGACGAGGTAGACCCGGAGCTAATTAAAACGTTTAATAAGCTGGGTATTCCTCTGGAGGAGCGTCTTGCATTAAGCGGAATGGCGGTAGATGCAGTAATGGATTCAGTCTCCGTAAAAACCACATTTAAAGAGACACTGATGGAAAAAGGAATTATTTTCTGTTCTTTCAGTGAGGCAGTACAGGAGCATCCCGACTTGGTGAAGAAGTATCTGGGCAGTGTGGTGGGTTACAGAGACAATTTCTTTGCTTCACTTAATTCGGCAGTATTTTCAGACGGCTCATTTGTCTATATCCCGAAAGGTGTTCGATGCCCGATGGAATTATCAACCTATTTCCGTATTAATGCCGCCAATACCGGGCAATTTGAAAGAACATTAATTGTGGCCGACGATGATTCGTATGTGAGTTACCTGGAAGGTTGCACCGCTCCGATGCGTGATGAGAACCAATTGCATGCGGCAATCGTGGAAATCATTGTTCACGACCGTGCCGAGGTGAAATACTCAACCGTGCAGAATTGGTATCCGGGCGACAGTGAAGGTAAAGGTGGTGTTTATAACTTTGTGACGAAACGAGGTATTTGTAAAGGAGATGATTCAAAACTCTCCTGGACGCAAGTTGAAACCGGGTCGGCCATTACCTGGAAATACCCCAGCTGTATATTGGCCGGTGATAATTCGGTGGCGGAATTCTATTCCGTTGCAGTAACTAATAACTATCAGCAGGCGGATACCGGGACAAAGATGATCCACTTGGGGAAAAATACGAGGAGTACTATTATGTCGAAGGGAATTTCTGCCGGCAAGAGTCAGAACTCTTACCGTGGATTGGTAAAAGTGGTTGAAAAAGCCGATGGAGCTCGCAACTACAGCCAATGCGACAGTTTGTTACTAGGCGATAAGTGTGGTGCTCACACATTCCCATACATGGATATCCATAACGAAACAGCGATTGTGGAGCATGAAGCTACTACATCAAAAATCAGCGAAGATCAGTTGTTTTATTGCAATCAGCGAGGAATTTCAACCGAAGATGCCATCGGCTTGATTGTAAATGGTTATGCAAAAGAGGTAATTAATAAACTTCCGATGGAGTTTGCCGTTGAAGCACAGAAGTTGCTGCAGGTTTCACTGGAAGGTTCAGTTGGATAA
- the sufC gene encoding Fe-S cluster assembly ATPase SufC, whose translation MLEIKDLHASINGKEILKGINLTVKPGEVHAIMGPNGSGKSTLSSVLTGNPAFEVTKGSVTFYGKNLLDLPPEDRSREGIFLSFQYPVEIPGVSMVNFMRTAVNEHRKYKGLPSLTASEFLKLMRDKRAVVELDNKLANRSVNEGFSGGEKKRNEIFQMAMLEPRLSILDETDSGLDIDALRIVANGVNLLKTSENSTIVITHYQRLLDYIKPDIVHVLYQGKIVKTAGPELALELEEKGYDWIKKELEE comes from the coding sequence ATGCTCGAGATAAAAGACTTACATGCCAGTATCAATGGCAAAGAGATATTAAAGGGAATCAATCTCACGGTGAAACCGGGTGAGGTGCATGCCATTATGGGTCCCAACGGTTCGGGAAAGAGTACATTGTCATCTGTCCTGACAGGAAATCCGGCGTTTGAAGTAACAAAAGGTTCGGTAACCTTTTACGGAAAGAACCTGCTTGATCTTCCTCCCGAAGACCGCAGCCGCGAAGGTATCTTCCTGAGTTTCCAGTATCCGGTAGAGATTCCGGGGGTAAGTATGGTCAATTTTATGCGTACAGCAGTAAATGAACATCGCAAATATAAAGGGCTTCCTTCACTAACAGCAAGTGAGTTCCTGAAGTTAATGCGTGATAAGCGTGCGGTTGTTGAGCTGGACAACAAACTGGCTAACCGTTCGGTTAATGAAGGCTTCAGTGGCGGTGAGAAGAAAAGGAATGAAATTTTCCAGATGGCTATGCTGGAACCACGCCTCTCAATCCTGGATGAGACCGACAGCGGACTTGATATCGATGCGCTTCGTATTGTTGCCAACGGGGTGAACCTGTTGAAGACTTCGGAAAACTCTACGATTGTAATTACACACTATCAACGATTGCTTGACTATATTAAACCCGATATCGTGCATGTTCTTTATCAGGGAAAGATTGTTAAGACCGCTGGTCCTGAATTAGCGCTTGAACTCGAAGAGAAGGGCTATGACTGGATTAAGAAAGAGTTGGAAGAATAA
- the sufD gene encoding Fe-S cluster assembly protein SufD, protein MMVEQQYIDLFSQCEAMICANSAEVLNAKRAEAFANFERLGFPTQKLEDYKYTDVSEAFAPDYGLNLNRLEIPVNPYEVFKCDVPNMSTSLYFVVNDAFYTKEQPKVELPEGVLMGSLKEMAKKYPELVSKYYGKLADTSGDGITAFNTSFVQDGVFLYIPKGVVVERTIQLVNILRADVDFMVNRRVLVVMEEGSQAKLLVCDHAQDQVNFLTTQVIEVFAGENAVLDMYELEETHIANTRISNCYVRQDAGSNVLLNGMTLHNGMTRNRTHVLLAGEHAEITLCGMAIEDKNQHVDNHTFIDHAVSNCTSNELYKYVLDDEARGAFAGKVLVRKDAQKTFSQQTNRNLCITREARMFTQPQLEIYADDVKCGHGATVGQLDESALFYMQARGISQREARLLLMFAFVNEVVDYIRIDILKERLHLLIEKRFRGELSKCAGCNGCK, encoded by the coding sequence ATTATGGTAGAACAACAATATATCGACCTCTTTTCTCAGTGTGAAGCGATGATTTGTGCAAATAGCGCTGAGGTACTGAACGCAAAACGTGCCGAGGCTTTTGCCAATTTTGAACGTTTAGGCTTCCCCACCCAGAAACTGGAAGATTATAAATATACTGATGTAAGCGAAGCTTTTGCTCCGGATTATGGATTGAACCTGAATCGCCTGGAGATTCCAGTGAATCCTTATGAGGTGTTTAAATGTGATGTGCCCAACATGAGCACTTCTCTATACTTCGTAGTAAACGATGCTTTCTATACGAAAGAGCAGCCCAAGGTGGAATTGCCGGAAGGTGTGCTGATGGGCAGTCTCAAAGAAATGGCCAAAAAGTATCCTGAACTGGTAAGCAAATACTATGGTAAGCTTGCTGACACATCGGGTGACGGAATTACTGCATTTAATACTTCTTTCGTACAAGATGGCGTTTTTCTTTATATCCCGAAAGGGGTAGTGGTAGAACGTACCATTCAGCTGGTAAATATTCTTCGTGCCGATGTGGATTTCATGGTTAATCGCCGGGTATTGGTAGTAATGGAAGAAGGATCTCAGGCAAAGTTATTGGTTTGTGATCATGCACAGGATCAGGTTAATTTCCTTACTACACAGGTGATAGAGGTTTTTGCCGGAGAAAATGCCGTGCTTGATATGTACGAACTGGAAGAGACTCATATTGCCAATACACGTATATCCAACTGCTATGTCCGTCAGGATGCCGGATCCAATGTCCTGCTCAACGGTATGACTCTGCATAACGGCATGACCCGCAACCGTACGCATGTGTTGTTGGCGGGCGAACATGCCGAGATTACGTTGTGCGGTATGGCAATTGAAGATAAGAATCAGCATGTGGACAATCATACGTTCATTGATCATGCTGTATCCAACTGTACCAGCAACGAACTCTATAAGTACGTACTCGACGATGAGGCGCGTGGAGCATTTGCTGGCAAGGTACTGGTTCGTAAGGATGCGCAGAAGACCTTCTCGCAGCAAACAAACCGCAATCTATGTATTACCCGGGAAGCTAGGATGTTTACACAGCCGCAGCTGGAAATTTATGCCGACGATGTGAAGTGCGGGCATGGTGCTACAGTTGGACAGCTTGACGAAAGTGCACTCTTTTATATGCAGGCACGTGGTATATCTCAACGCGAAGCCCGCTTGTTGCTTATGTTTGCTTTTGTCAACGAAGTGGTAGATTATATTCGGATTGATATTCTGAAAGAACGTCTGCACTTGCTGATTGAGAAACGCTTCCGGGGCGAGTTAAGTAAATGTGCTGGTTGCAATGGCTGTAAATAA